A window from Pseudomonas sp. MRSN 12121 encodes these proteins:
- a CDS encoding ABC transporter substrate-binding protein, translating to MFDKNNKLRHSVSLAAMLALSGLSATAWADAYEDAAKKWIGSEFKPSTLTAAQQLEELKWFIKASEPFRGMKINVVSETIATHEYESKVLAKAFSEITGIQLTHDLLQEGDVVEKLQTQMQSDKNIYDGWVNDSDLIGTHFRYGKTEAITDLMANEGKDFTSPTLDIKDFIGISFTTAPDGKIYQLPDQQFANLYWFRADWFERADLKAKFKEKYGYELGVPVNWSAYEDIAKFFSEDVKEIDGKRVYGHMDYGKKDPSLGWRFTDAWFSMAGGGDKGLPNGLPVDEWGIRVEDCHPVGSSVTRGGDTNGPAAVFATTKYVDWMKKYAPPEAAGMTFSESGPVPSQGNIAQQIFWYTAFTADMTKPGLAVMNADGTPKWRMAPSPRGPYWEEGMKLGYQDVGSWTFMKSTPEKQKLAAWLYAQFVTSKTVSLKKTIVGLTPIRESDINSQAMTDLAPKLGGLVEFYRSPARVQWTPTGTNVPDYPRLAQLWWSHIAEAASGEKTPQQALDGLAKDQDAIMTRLERSKAQATCAPKMNPERDAQYWFDQPGAPKPKLANEKPQGETVSYNELLKSWEAARK from the coding sequence ATGTTCGACAAAAACAATAAGCTGCGACATAGCGTGTCATTGGCGGCCATGCTGGCCCTGAGCGGCTTGAGCGCGACGGCCTGGGCCGATGCCTACGAGGATGCCGCGAAGAAATGGATCGGCAGCGAGTTCAAGCCATCCACCCTGACCGCGGCACAACAGCTGGAAGAGTTGAAGTGGTTCATCAAGGCGTCCGAGCCGTTTCGCGGGATGAAGATCAACGTGGTCTCGGAAACCATCGCCACCCATGAATACGAGTCCAAGGTGCTGGCCAAGGCCTTCAGTGAAATCACCGGGATCCAGCTGACCCACGACCTGCTGCAGGAAGGCGACGTGGTGGAGAAGCTGCAGACCCAGATGCAGTCGGACAAGAACATCTACGACGGCTGGGTCAACGACTCCGACCTGATCGGCACGCATTTCCGCTACGGCAAGACCGAAGCCATTACCGACCTGATGGCCAACGAGGGCAAGGACTTCACCTCGCCGACCCTGGACATCAAGGACTTCATCGGCATCTCCTTCACCACCGCGCCGGACGGCAAGATCTACCAGTTGCCCGACCAGCAGTTCGCCAACTTGTACTGGTTCCGCGCCGACTGGTTCGAGCGCGCCGACCTGAAAGCCAAGTTCAAGGAAAAGTACGGCTACGAGCTGGGCGTGCCGGTGAACTGGTCGGCCTATGAGGACATCGCCAAGTTCTTCAGCGAGGACGTCAAGGAGATCGACGGCAAGCGGGTCTACGGGCACATGGACTACGGCAAGAAAGACCCGTCCCTGGGCTGGCGCTTCACCGACGCCTGGTTCTCCATGGCCGGCGGCGGCGACAAGGGCTTGCCCAATGGCCTGCCCGTGGACGAGTGGGGCATCCGTGTCGAGGATTGCCATCCGGTAGGTTCCAGCGTGACCCGTGGTGGCGATACCAACGGCCCGGCGGCGGTGTTCGCCACCACCAAGTACGTGGATTGGATGAAGAAGTATGCGCCACCGGAAGCGGCGGGCATGACTTTCTCCGAATCCGGGCCGGTGCCGTCCCAGGGCAATATCGCCCAGCAGATCTTCTGGTACACCGCCTTCACCGCCGACATGACCAAGCCGGGCCTGGCGGTGATGAACGCCGATGGCACGCCGAAATGGCGCATGGCACCGTCGCCGCGCGGACCGTACTGGGAGGAGGGCATGAAGCTGGGGTATCAGGACGTGGGTTCCTGGACCTTCATGAAGTCGACCCCGGAGAAGCAGAAACTCGCGGCCTGGCTCTATGCCCAGTTCGTGACCTCCAAGACCGTGTCGCTGAAGAAGACCATCGTCGGTTTGACGCCGATCCGCGAGTCGGACATCAACTCCCAGGCGATGACCGACCTGGCGCCGAAACTCGGCGGGCTGGTGGAGTTCTATCGTAGCCCGGCCCGTGTGCAGTGGACGCCGACCGGCACCAACGTGCCGGACTATCCGCGCCTGGCGCAGCTGTGGTGGAGCCATATCGCCGAAGCCGCCAGCGGCGAGAAGACCCCGCAACAGGCACTCGATGGCCTGGCCAAGGATCAGGACGCGATCATGACGCGGCTCGAACGCTCCAAGGCCCAGGCCACTTGTGCGCCGAAAATGAACCCCGAGCGTGACGCGCAATACTGGTTCGACCAGCCGGGCGCGCCGAAGCCGAAACTGGCCAACGAGAAGCCCCAGGGCGAAACCGTGAGCTACAACGAACTGCTCAAGTCGTGGGAGGCGGCGCGCAAGTAA
- a CDS encoding DUF2160 domain-containing protein, whose amino-acid sequence MEWMNWTAPTAAFFGVIAAILLGMTSWELRSPSIPRRGFLPIATTRGDRLFIGLLGSAYLHLLVIGVTDWSIWVAFALSLVWLLAVMRWG is encoded by the coding sequence ATGGAATGGATGAACTGGACCGCCCCGACGGCGGCGTTCTTTGGCGTGATTGCCGCGATCCTGCTGGGCATGACCAGTTGGGAGTTGCGTTCGCCGAGCATCCCTCGGCGTGGTTTCCTGCCGATTGCCACCACCCGTGGCGATCGACTGTTTATCGGTCTTCTCGGCAGCGCCTACCTGCATCTGCTGGTAATCGGCGTCACCGACTGGAGCATCTGGGTGGCGTTCGCGCTGTCCCTGGTGTGGCTGTTGGCTGTGATGCGTTGGGGCTAG
- a CDS encoding carbohydrate ABC transporter permease, protein MTKRKLIPLLLYILFLLVPIYWLLNMSFKSNNEILGSLTLWPQDFTWHNYKVIFTDPSWYTGYLNSLYYVSLNTVISLSVALPAAYAFSRYRFLGDKHLFFWLLTNRMAPPAVFLLPFFQLYSSIGLFDTHIAVALAHCLFNVPLAVWILEGFMSGVPKEIDETAYIDGYSFPRFFVKIFVPLIGSGIGVTAFFCFMFSWVELLLARTLTSVNAKPIAAVMTRTVSASGIDWGVLAAAGVLTILPGMLVIWFVRNHVAKGFALGRV, encoded by the coding sequence ATGACCAAGCGCAAGCTGATCCCGCTGCTGCTCTATATCCTGTTCCTGCTGGTGCCGATCTACTGGCTGCTGAACATGTCGTTCAAGAGCAACAACGAAATCCTCGGCAGCCTGACCCTGTGGCCACAGGACTTCACCTGGCACAACTACAAGGTGATCTTCACTGATCCCAGCTGGTACACCGGTTACCTCAACTCGCTGTACTACGTCAGCCTGAACACCGTGATTTCCCTGAGCGTGGCGTTGCCGGCGGCCTATGCGTTCTCGCGGTACCGCTTCCTCGGCGACAAGCACCTGTTCTTCTGGCTGTTGACCAACCGCATGGCGCCGCCGGCGGTGTTCCTGTTGCCGTTCTTCCAGTTGTATTCGTCCATTGGCCTGTTCGATACGCACATTGCCGTGGCCCTGGCCCATTGCCTGTTCAACGTGCCGCTGGCGGTGTGGATCCTCGAGGGCTTCATGTCCGGGGTGCCGAAGGAAATCGACGAGACGGCCTACATCGACGGCTACAGCTTTCCCCGGTTCTTCGTGAAGATCTTCGTCCCGCTGATCGGCTCGGGGATCGGCGTCACGGCATTTTTCTGCTTCATGTTTTCCTGGGTCGAGCTGCTGCTGGCGCGGACCCTGACCTCGGTGAACGCCAAGCCGATCGCCGCGGTGATGACCCGCACCGTCTCCGCCTCCGGTATCGACTGGGGCGTGCTGGCGGCGGCCGGGGTGCTGACCATTCTGCCGGGCATGCTGGTGATCTGGTTTGTCCGCAACCATGTGGCCAAGGGCTTTGCCCTGGGCCGGGTATGA
- a CDS encoding carbohydrate ABC transporter permease: MNKVQNNKAWWLVLPVFLLVAFSAVIPMMTVVNYSVQDIFDQSSRYFVGADWYRQVLLDPRLHDSLLRQFIYSACVLLIEIPLGIAIALTMPSKGRWSSVVLIILAIPLLIPWNVVGTIWQIFGRADIGLMGSALNALGINYNYAANTMDAWVTVLVMDVWHWTSLVALLCYSGLRAIPDVYYQAARIDRASNWAVFRHIQLPKMKSVLLIAVMLRFMDSFMIYTEPFVLTGGGPGNATTFLSQTLTQMAIGQFDLGPAAAFSLVYFLIILLVSWLFYTAMTHSDANR; the protein is encoded by the coding sequence ATGAACAAAGTGCAGAATAACAAGGCCTGGTGGCTGGTATTGCCGGTGTTCCTGCTGGTGGCCTTCAGTGCGGTGATCCCGATGATGACCGTGGTCAACTACTCGGTGCAGGACATCTTCGACCAGTCCAGCCGCTACTTCGTCGGCGCCGACTGGTACCGCCAGGTGCTGCTCGACCCCCGGCTGCACGATTCGCTGCTGCGCCAGTTCATCTATTCGGCCTGCGTGCTGCTGATCGAAATCCCCTTAGGCATAGCCATCGCCCTGACCATGCCGAGCAAGGGCCGCTGGTCGTCGGTGGTGCTGATCATCCTGGCCATTCCCTTGCTGATCCCGTGGAACGTGGTGGGCACCATCTGGCAGATCTTCGGCCGGGCCGACATCGGCCTGATGGGGTCGGCGCTGAATGCCCTGGGCATCAACTACAACTATGCGGCCAACACCATGGATGCCTGGGTCACGGTGCTGGTGATGGACGTGTGGCACTGGACCTCGCTGGTGGCACTGCTCTGCTATTCGGGGCTGCGGGCGATTCCCGACGTGTATTACCAGGCGGCGCGCATCGACCGGGCGTCGAACTGGGCGGTGTTCCGCCATATCCAGTTGCCGAAGATGAAGAGCGTGCTGCTGATCGCGGTAATGCTGCGCTTCATGGACAGCTTCATGATCTACACCGAGCCGTTCGTGCTCACCGGCGGCGGCCCGGGCAACGCCACGACCTTCCTCAGCCAGACCCTGACGCAAATGGCCATCGGCCAGTTCGACCTGGGCCCGGCCGCGGCGTTCTCCCTGGTGTATTTCCTGATCATCCTGTTGGTGTCCTGGCTGTTCTACACCGCCATGACCCACTCCGACGCCAATCGCTGA
- a CDS encoding ABC transporter ATP-binding protein → MAEIRLHNLAHSYTNTPAGPEDYAIREMNHVWEQGGAYALLGPSGCGKSTLLNIISGLLSPSQGQVLFDTRVVNELSPSLRNIAQVFQFPVVYDTMTVFDNLAFPLRNQGMAEARVHSKVQEIAEVLDLQALLDKKARNLSADEKQKVSMGRGLVRDDVSAILFDEPLTVIDPHLKWKLRRKLKQIHEQFNITMVYVTHDQLEASTFADKIAVMYGGQIVQFGTPRELFERPSHTFVGYFIGSPGMNLIEVRAEAGGVGFAGTHLALPEALQQRIAESDYRSLKVGIRPEFIHVWDEPYEEALQAEVVHVEDLGTYKIMTLDLDGAPLKVRLAEDKPVPQGRAWISFPAQWLMVYADEYLLEAHTTNEVQP, encoded by the coding sequence ATGGCCGAGATCCGCTTGCACAACCTCGCACACAGTTACACCAACACTCCGGCGGGCCCGGAGGACTATGCGATCCGGGAAATGAACCATGTCTGGGAGCAGGGCGGCGCCTATGCCTTGCTCGGGCCGTCCGGCTGCGGCAAGTCGACCTTGCTCAACATCATTTCCGGGCTGCTCAGCCCCTCCCAGGGCCAGGTGCTGTTCGATACCCGGGTGGTCAACGAGTTGAGCCCGTCGCTGCGCAACATCGCCCAGGTGTTCCAGTTCCCGGTGGTCTACGACACCATGACCGTGTTCGACAACCTGGCCTTCCCGCTGCGCAACCAGGGCATGGCCGAGGCCCGGGTGCACAGCAAGGTGCAGGAGATCGCCGAGGTCCTCGACCTGCAGGCGCTGCTGGACAAGAAGGCGCGCAACCTCAGCGCCGACGAAAAGCAGAAGGTCTCCATGGGCCGCGGCCTGGTGCGCGACGACGTGTCGGCGATCCTCTTCGACGAGCCGCTGACGGTGATCGACCCGCACCTGAAGTGGAAGCTGCGGCGCAAGCTCAAGCAGATCCATGAGCAGTTCAACATCACCATGGTCTATGTCACCCACGACCAACTGGAGGCCTCGACCTTCGCCGACAAGATCGCGGTGATGTACGGCGGACAGATTGTCCAGTTCGGCACGCCACGGGAGTTGTTCGAGCGGCCGAGCCACACCTTTGTCGGCTACTTCATCGGCAGCCCGGGGATGAACCTGATCGAGGTCCGGGCCGAGGCCGGCGGCGTCGGGTTCGCGGGGACGCATCTGGCGCTGCCCGAAGCCTTGCAACAACGCATTGCCGAGAGCGATTACCGAAGCCTGAAAGTCGGTATCCGCCCCGAGTTCATCCACGTCTGGGACGAGCCCTACGAGGAGGCCCTGCAGGCCGAGGTGGTGCATGTCGAAGACCTGGGCACCTACAAGATCATGACCCTGGACCTCGACGGCGCCCCCTTGAAAGTGCGCCTGGCCGAAGATAAACCTGTGCCGCAAGGGCGTGCCTGGATCAGTTTTCCGGCGCAGTGGCTGATGGTCTACGCCGACGAATACCTGCTGGAGGCCCACACCACCAACGAGGTTCAGCCATGA
- a CDS encoding ABC transporter ATP-binding protein: MSLTLEHVSRVVEGQSWIDDISLRFEPGSFNVLLGRTLSGKTSLMRLIAGLDKPASGRILMNGVDVTGRPVRLRNVSMVYQQFINYPTMTVFENIASPLRQAGVAAELIQSKVLETAKMLRIEKFLQRHPLELSGGQQQRTAMARALVKDAELILFDEPLVNLDYKLREELRQEMRELFQARHTIAIYATTEPNEALALGGTTTLLHEGRLVQSGKTPEVYHQPQTVLAAELFSEPPINLMPGRIAGNEVSFANFVHFPLNVDLRPVGEGEFRFGVRPSHISLVPSNDDDLELAVTVEVAEISGSETFLHVRNEHFLLVLHLPGVHEYDVDAPIRIYIPTHKLFVFDAQGRLVQAPGRRVARVA; encoded by the coding sequence ATGTCATTAACGCTGGAGCATGTCAGCCGTGTCGTCGAAGGCCAGAGCTGGATCGATGACATCTCGCTACGCTTTGAACCCGGTTCCTTCAATGTGCTGCTGGGGCGCACGCTGTCCGGCAAGACCAGCCTGATGCGCCTGATCGCCGGCCTCGACAAGCCTGCCAGCGGGCGCATCCTGATGAACGGCGTGGATGTCACCGGCCGCCCGGTGCGGTTGCGCAATGTGTCGATGGTTTATCAGCAGTTCATCAACTACCCGACCATGACCGTGTTCGAGAACATCGCCTCGCCGCTGCGCCAGGCCGGCGTGGCTGCCGAGCTGATCCAGAGCAAGGTGCTGGAGACGGCGAAGATGCTGCGGATCGAGAAGTTCCTGCAACGCCATCCACTGGAGCTGTCCGGTGGCCAGCAGCAGCGCACCGCGATGGCCCGGGCGCTGGTCAAGGATGCCGAGCTGATCCTGTTCGACGAGCCGCTGGTCAACCTCGACTACAAGCTGCGCGAAGAGCTGCGCCAGGAAATGCGCGAGCTGTTCCAGGCCCGCCATACCATCGCCATCTACGCCACCACCGAGCCCAACGAGGCGCTGGCCCTGGGCGGCACCACCACGCTGTTGCACGAGGGCCGCCTGGTGCAGAGCGGCAAGACCCCCGAGGTCTATCACCAGCCGCAGACGGTGCTGGCCGCCGAGCTGTTCTCCGAGCCGCCGATCAACCTGATGCCGGGGCGCATCGCCGGCAACGAAGTGAGCTTCGCCAACTTCGTGCACTTTCCCCTGAACGTGGACCTGCGCCCGGTGGGCGAGGGCGAGTTCCGCTTCGGCGTGCGCCCCAGTCACATCTCCCTGGTGCCGAGCAACGACGACGACCTGGAACTGGCGGTGACCGTCGAAGTGGCCGAGATCAGCGGTTCGGAAACCTTCCTGCACGTGCGCAACGAGCATTTCCTGCTGGTGCTGCACCTGCCCGGCGTGCACGAGTACGACGTCGACGCGCCGATTCGCATTTATATCCCCACCCACAAACTGTTCGTCTTCGATGCCCAGGGCCGCCTGGTCCAGGCGCCGGGACGACGCGTCGCGAGGGTTGCCTGA
- a CDS encoding sigma-54-dependent Fis family transcriptional regulator, whose product MSAPASPLSHETIVQDSWSRCRAFGLNHQSAPAFDQLPAERIAQLLESQHALVQTTHQEVLPYYENILSNSNCLIMLADNQGQVLTSWGTQRFIEPGLARGFSAGASWLEHCSGTNAIGTALACEQAVHIEHDEHFLKANRFMTGSAAPIFDTERRVIAVLDVSSDSYLPPSHTLGMVKMMSQTVENRLILNLFEGRHFQLTFNTGLNNLDSQWAGLLIFDESGQVLSANRRADNLLGLSLSRVAIDSLFQVSLLELLNQPEGLPFALQAAGRNRFHCLLKRPRQVPVQARIFTAPPARPAPANHDRISLDTLHFGDGRVEKAVRQAERLLEKDIPLLIHGETGVGKEVFVKALHQASSRSKQALIAVNCAAIPAELVESELFGYEKGAFTGASQKGSIGLIRKADKGTLFLDEIGDMPLPTQARLLRVLQERCVQPVGSSELFPVDIRIISATNRSLREQVQLGRFREDLYYRIGGLTLELPPLRERSDRPALFQRIWEQHREPGQWAGLSREVQDLFERHPWPGNLRQVSSVMQVALAMAEDQPIRAEHLPDDFFVDLEIEPANRHAAPENIAPEDTQDLQHELKAVGGNISLLARRLGVSRNTLYKRLRQQEG is encoded by the coding sequence ATGAGCGCACCTGCCTCACCGCTGTCTCACGAAACCATCGTCCAGGACTCCTGGAGCCGCTGCCGGGCCTTCGGCCTCAACCACCAGAGCGCGCCCGCCTTCGACCAGTTGCCCGCCGAGCGCATCGCCCAGTTGCTGGAGAGCCAGCACGCCCTGGTGCAGACCACTCATCAGGAGGTGCTGCCCTATTACGAGAACATCCTCAGCAACTCCAATTGCCTGATCATGCTCGCCGACAACCAGGGCCAGGTACTGACGTCCTGGGGCACCCAGCGCTTCATCGAACCCGGCCTGGCCCGCGGTTTCAGCGCCGGCGCCAGCTGGCTGGAACACTGCAGCGGGACCAACGCCATCGGCACGGCCCTGGCGTGCGAGCAGGCGGTGCATATCGAACACGACGAACACTTTCTCAAGGCCAACCGCTTCATGACCGGCTCGGCGGCGCCGATCTTCGATACCGAACGCCGGGTGATCGCGGTGCTGGACGTTTCCAGCGACAGCTACCTGCCGCCGTCCCATACTCTGGGCATGGTCAAGATGATGAGCCAGACGGTGGAAAACCGGCTGATCCTCAACCTCTTCGAAGGCCGGCATTTCCAGCTGACCTTCAACACCGGGCTGAACAACCTCGACAGCCAGTGGGCCGGCCTGCTGATCTTCGACGAAAGCGGCCAGGTGCTGTCGGCCAACCGCCGCGCCGACAACCTGCTGGGCCTCAGCCTGTCGCGGGTGGCCATCGACAGCCTGTTCCAAGTGTCCCTGCTGGAGCTGCTCAACCAGCCCGAGGGCCTGCCCTTCGCCCTGCAGGCCGCCGGACGCAACCGTTTCCACTGTCTGCTCAAGCGACCGCGGCAGGTGCCGGTCCAGGCCCGGATTTTCACTGCGCCCCCTGCCCGGCCCGCCCCTGCCAACCACGACCGTATCAGCCTCGATACCCTGCACTTCGGCGACGGCCGCGTGGAAAAGGCCGTGCGCCAGGCCGAGCGACTGCTGGAGAAGGACATTCCGCTGCTGATCCACGGCGAGACCGGGGTCGGCAAGGAAGTCTTCGTCAAGGCGCTGCACCAGGCCAGCTCGCGCAGCAAGCAGGCGCTGATCGCCGTCAACTGTGCGGCGATCCCCGCCGAACTGGTGGAGTCCGAACTGTTCGGCTACGAAAAAGGCGCCTTCACCGGGGCCAGCCAGAAAGGCAGCATCGGCCTGATCCGCAAAGCCGACAAAGGTACGCTGTTCCTCGACGAAATCGGTGACATGCCCCTGCCGACCCAGGCCCGCCTGCTGCGGGTGTTGCAGGAACGCTGCGTGCAACCGGTGGGCAGCAGCGAACTGTTCCCGGTGGACATCCGCATCATCTCGGCCACCAACCGCTCCCTGCGCGAACAGGTGCAACTGGGGCGTTTCCGCGAGGATTTGTACTACCGCATCGGCGGCCTGACCCTGGAACTGCCGCCCCTGCGCGAACGCAGCGACCGGCCGGCTCTGTTCCAGCGCATCTGGGAACAACACCGCGAACCCGGCCAATGGGCCGGGCTCAGCCGCGAAGTCCAGGACCTCTTCGAGCGCCACCCCTGGCCCGGCAACCTGCGCCAGGTCAGCAGCGTGATGCAGGTGGCCCTGGCCATGGCCGAAGACCAGCCGATTCGCGCCGAGCACCTGCCGGACGACTTCTTCGTCGACCTGGAAATAGAGCCCGCCAACCGCCACGCCGCGCCCGAAAACATCGCCCCGGAAGACACCCAGGACCTGCAACATGAACTCAAGGCGGTGGGCGGCAACATCTCCCTGTTGGCGCGGCGGCTGGGGGTCAGTCGCAATACCCTCTATAAAAGATTGCGCCAACAGGAAGGCTGA
- the cysS gene encoding cysteine--tRNA ligase — MLTIYNTLTKSKEVFKPLDGNKVRMYVCGMTVYDYCHLGHGRSMVAFDLVTRWLRFSGYDLTYVRNITDIDDKIINRANENGESFEALTERMIAAMHEDEARLNIKKPDMEPRATDHIAGMHAMIQTLIDKGYAYAPGNGDVYYRVGKFMGYGKLSRKKIEDLRIGARIEVDESKQDPLDFVLWKAAKPGEPSWESPWGAGRPGWHIECSVMSTCCLGETFDIHGGGSDLEFPHHENEIAQSEAATGKTYANAWMHCGMIRINGEKMSKSLNNFFTIRDVLDKYHPEVVRYLLVSSHYRSAINYSEDNLKDAKGALERFYHALKGLPNVPAAGGEAFVERFTEVMNDDFGTPEACAVLFEMVREINRLRESDLDAAAGLAARLRELADVLGVLQLEADDFLQAGAVGRVDAAQVEALIQARLAARANKDWAESDRIRDQITAMGVVLEDGKGGTTWRLAD; from the coding sequence GTGCTTACGATCTACAACACGCTCACCAAGAGCAAAGAAGTCTTCAAGCCGCTGGATGGCAACAAGGTGCGCATGTACGTGTGCGGCATGACCGTGTACGACTACTGCCACCTGGGCCACGGTCGCAGCATGGTCGCCTTCGACCTGGTGACCCGCTGGCTGCGTTTCAGCGGTTACGACCTGACCTATGTGCGCAACATCACCGACATCGACGACAAGATCATCAACCGGGCCAACGAGAACGGCGAGTCGTTCGAGGCGTTGACCGAGCGCATGATCGCCGCGATGCATGAAGACGAAGCGCGCCTGAACATCAAGAAGCCGGACATGGAGCCGCGTGCCACCGACCATATCGCCGGCATGCACGCGATGATCCAGACCCTGATCGACAAGGGCTACGCCTACGCCCCGGGCAACGGCGACGTGTACTACCGCGTCGGCAAGTTCATGGGCTACGGCAAGCTGTCGCGCAAGAAGATCGAAGACCTGCGCATCGGTGCGCGCATCGAAGTCGACGAGTCGAAACAGGACCCGCTGGACTTCGTGCTGTGGAAAGCCGCCAAGCCGGGCGAGCCGAGCTGGGAGTCGCCATGGGGCGCCGGGCGTCCGGGCTGGCACATCGAATGTTCGGTGATGTCCACCTGCTGCTTGGGCGAGACCTTCGACATCCACGGCGGCGGCAGCGACCTCGAGTTCCCGCATCATGAAAACGAGATCGCCCAGAGCGAGGCGGCCACCGGCAAGACCTACGCCAATGCCTGGATGCATTGCGGCATGATCCGCATCAATGGCGAGAAGATGTCCAAGTCCTTGAACAACTTCTTCACCATTCGCGACGTGCTCGACAAGTACCATCCGGAAGTGGTGCGTTACCTGCTGGTGTCGAGCCACTACCGCAGCGCGATCAACTACTCGGAAGACAACCTCAAGGACGCCAAGGGCGCGCTGGAGCGTTTCTACCACGCGCTCAAGGGCCTGCCGAACGTCCCGGCCGCCGGTGGCGAAGCCTTTGTCGAGCGTTTCACCGAGGTGATGAACGACGACTTCGGCACGCCGGAAGCCTGCGCCGTGCTGTTCGAGATGGTCCGCGAGATCAACCGCCTGCGCGAGAGCGATCTCGACGCCGCGGCTGGCCTGGCGGCGCGCCTGCGGGAGCTGGCCGACGTACTGGGCGTGTTGCAGCTGGAAGCCGACGACTTCCTGCAAGCCGGTGCCGTAGGCCGGGTCGACGCGGCGCAGGTCGAAGCGCTGATCCAGGCGCGCCTGGCGGCCCGTGCCAACAAGGACTGGGCCGAGTCCGACCGCATCCGCGACCAGATCACCGCCATGGGCGTGGTGCTGGAAGACGGCAAGGGCGGCACCACCTGGCGCCTGGCCGACTGA